One segment of Gaiellales bacterium DNA contains the following:
- the raiA gene encoding ribosome-associated translation inhibitor RaiA codes for MRLQVKGRHIDVTDSLFQYAERKLGKMARHLSDESRCELELIVEHNPSISENQVAEATVWTKGPVMRARESSTDMYASIDLVAEKLERQVKRYREKRTRRQAEHIAQHHNHSPGEPTPVATLPEEDEAMIVKTKQFNMKPMSEEEALLQLELIGHDFFVFVNADSDEVNVIYKRRDGNYGLIEPTRQ; via the coding sequence ATGCGGCTGCAGGTCAAAGGCCGGCACATCGATGTCACGGACTCCCTGTTTCAGTACGCCGAGCGCAAGCTCGGGAAGATGGCCCGCCATCTGTCCGACGAGAGCCGGTGCGAGCTCGAGCTGATCGTCGAGCACAACCCGAGCATCAGCGAGAACCAGGTGGCCGAGGCGACCGTGTGGACGAAAGGCCCCGTGATGCGGGCGCGGGAGTCGTCCACGGACATGTACGCCTCGATCGACCTGGTCGCGGAGAAGCTGGAGCGGCAGGTGAAGCGCTACCGCGAGAAGCGGACGCGCCGTCAGGCCGAGCACATCGCGCAGCACCACAACCACAGCCCTGGCGAGCCGACGCCGGTCGCCACGCTGCCCGAGGAGGACGAAGCGATGATCGTCAAGACGAAGCAGTTCAACATGAAGCCGATGAGCGAGGAGGAGGCGCTCCTCCAGCTGGAGCTGATCGGCCACGACTTCTTCGTCTTCGTCAACGCGGATTCGGACGAGGTGAACGTGATCTACAAGCGGCGGGACGGCAACTACGGGCTGATCGAGCCGACGCGGCAGTAG
- the ahcY gene encoding adenosylhomocysteinase, whose translation MSTTTPSDVRDLALAPEGVRRIEWADRQMPVLSLIRDRFAAERPLDGLRVSACLHVTSETANLMRTLKVGGADVVLCASNPLSTQDDVAAGLVAEYGISVFARNGEDNDTYYSHIEAAVDHHPHLTMDDGADVIGVLHAKRPEQLSEVLAGTEETTTGVIRLKAMEADGTLGFPIVAVNEANTKHLFDNRYGVGQSTLDGIIRATNVLLAGRTFVVGGYGWSGRGLAERARGMGSHVVVVEVDPLRALQAVMDGFRVLTMAEAARIGDIFCTATGDKNVIRREHFAVMKDGAILSNTGHFNVEIEIPALQDMASDVSIVRPFVEQYEMGDGRRLFLLAEGRLVNLAAAEGHPASVMDMSFANQALSAEFVARNHADLEPKVYGVPKEIDDEVARLKLESMGVEIDTLTPEQEKYLASWDEGT comes from the coding sequence ATGAGCACCACGACGCCCAGCGACGTCCGCGACCTCGCGCTCGCCCCGGAGGGCGTCCGCCGCATCGAGTGGGCCGACCGCCAGATGCCCGTGCTGTCGCTGATCCGCGACCGGTTCGCCGCCGAGCGGCCGCTGGACGGCCTGCGCGTCTCGGCCTGCCTGCACGTGACCAGCGAGACGGCGAACCTGATGCGGACACTGAAGGTGGGCGGCGCGGACGTGGTGCTCTGCGCCTCGAACCCGCTCTCGACCCAGGACGACGTGGCGGCCGGCCTGGTCGCCGAGTACGGCATCTCGGTGTTTGCGCGCAACGGCGAGGACAACGACACCTACTACTCGCACATCGAGGCGGCCGTCGACCACCACCCGCATCTGACGATGGACGACGGCGCCGACGTGATCGGCGTCCTGCACGCCAAGCGGCCCGAGCAGCTCTCCGAGGTCCTCGCCGGCACGGAGGAGACCACGACCGGCGTCATCCGCCTGAAGGCGATGGAGGCGGACGGCACGCTCGGCTTTCCGATCGTCGCCGTCAACGAGGCGAACACCAAGCACCTGTTCGACAACCGCTACGGCGTCGGCCAGTCCACGCTCGACGGCATCATCCGCGCGACCAACGTTCTGCTCGCCGGCCGCACCTTCGTCGTCGGCGGATACGGCTGGAGCGGCCGCGGCCTCGCCGAGCGCGCTCGCGGCATGGGCTCCCACGTGGTCGTGGTCGAGGTCGACCCGCTCCGCGCCCTGCAGGCGGTGATGGATGGCTTCCGTGTCCTGACGATGGCGGAGGCGGCCCGCATCGGGGACATCTTCTGCACCGCCACGGGCGACAAGAACGTGATCCGGCGCGAGCACTTCGCGGTGATGAAGGACGGCGCCATCCTGTCCAACACCGGCCACTTCAACGTCGAGATCGAGATCCCGGCGCTGCAGGACATGGCGTCGGACGTGTCGATCGTGCGCCCGTTCGTGGAGCAGTACGAGATGGGCGACGGCCGCCGGCTGTTCCTCCTGGCCGAGGGGCGGCTGGTCAACCTGGCCGCCGCCGAGGGCCATCCCGCCTCGGTGATGGACATGAGCTTTGCGAACCAGGCGCTGTCCGCGGAGTTCGTCGCAAGGAACCACGCCGACCTCGAACCGAAGGTCTACGGCGTGCCGAAGGAGATCGACGACGAGGTTGCGCGGCTCAAGCTGGAGAGCATGGGCGTCGAGATCGACACGCTCACCCCGGAGCAGGAGAAGTACCTCGCCTCCTGGGACGAAGGCACCTAA
- a CDS encoding bifunctional phosphoglucose/phosphomannose isomerase: protein MVDGEGMLEAIDGMADHLVVGEQIGLEAGARVPQPTAVVIAGMGGSAMSGELLRALVVGDAPVPVTRVRGFAIPKWAGRGTLVVCSSYSGDTVETLACAEQAWRQGATLLCVGMGGELGERAAAWGVPFAQVPGGLYPRAALGYLFGAMAGAFEACGLARRGVARECAAGVAAVDREAAADLGRRLVGTVPLIYGAGPLAAVAYRWKTQLNENAKMHAFSHAFPELDHNEIEGWDGARDGRFSAVLLRDSSEGAAVARLIDVTGDLIEPDAELVEHVHGRGETTAARAFSMVAQGDWVSYHAAVERGVDPSPVTRILALKQRLDG from the coding sequence GTGGTAGACGGCGAGGGGATGCTGGAGGCGATCGACGGCATGGCCGACCATCTGGTGGTCGGCGAGCAGATCGGCCTCGAGGCGGGCGCGCGCGTCCCGCAGCCGACCGCGGTGGTGATCGCGGGCATGGGCGGCTCGGCCATGAGCGGCGAGCTGCTGCGGGCGCTGGTGGTGGGCGACGCCCCGGTGCCGGTCACCCGCGTGCGCGGCTTCGCGATCCCCAAGTGGGCCGGCCGGGGCACCCTCGTGGTGTGCTCGAGCTACTCCGGTGACACGGTCGAGACGCTCGCGTGCGCCGAGCAGGCGTGGCGCCAGGGCGCCACCCTCTTGTGCGTCGGGATGGGCGGGGAACTGGGCGAGCGCGCGGCGGCGTGGGGCGTCCCGTTCGCACAGGTTCCGGGCGGGCTGTATCCGCGGGCCGCGCTCGGGTACCTGTTCGGCGCGATGGCGGGCGCGTTCGAGGCGTGCGGCCTGGCGCGCCGCGGCGTCGCACGCGAGTGCGCGGCGGGGGTGGCTGCCGTCGACCGTGAGGCCGCGGCCGATCTGGGCCGGCGCCTGGTCGGCACGGTGCCGCTGATCTACGGCGCGGGGCCGCTGGCGGCGGTGGCGTACCGGTGGAAGACCCAGCTCAACGAGAACGCCAAGATGCACGCGTTCAGCCACGCCTTCCCCGAGCTCGACCACAACGAGATCGAGGGCTGGGACGGCGCGCGCGACGGGCGGTTCTCCGCGGTGCTGCTGCGCGACAGCAGCGAGGGGGCGGCCGTCGCGCGGCTGATCGACGTCACCGGCGACCTGATCGAGCCGGACGCGGAGCTGGTCGAGCACGTCCACGGACGCGGCGAGACGACCGCGGCGCGGGCGTTCTCGATGGTGGCCCAGGGCGATTGGGTGAGCTACCACGCCGCCGTGGAGCGGGGGGTCGACCCGTCGCCCGTGACGCGGATCCTGGCGCTGAAGCAGCGCCTCGACGGCTGA
- the mtnA gene encoding S-methyl-5-thioribose-1-phosphate isomerase, which yields MRGSSWRAWASRSTRSPRSRRSTSPPGTKAPNSPVSAQPAADGGSRLAPDAIARLEGGELVLLDQTQLPSRRVERRYADWRDVVEAIRAMVVRGAPAIGVAAAYSAAVAARRGRTEFDEALDGLAAARPTAVNLAWALARMRDAAAGVPDEQLATVAEDAARRLHADEVERCRAIGEHGAGLIPRAARVLTHCNAGALATGGYGTALGVIRSAHRRDPGVSVWVDETRPLLQGARLTAWELAQDGIPATLLTDSMAGWLMAQGQVDAVVVGADRIAANGDAANKIGTYTLAVLARAHGVPFVVAAPTSTIDPAAATGADIPIEQRDPAEVIGEAGAGIGAYNPAFDVTPADHITAIVTEQGVHRPPFRFG from the coding sequence TTGCGCGGCTCAAGCTGGAGAGCATGGGCGTCGAGATCGACACGCTCACCCCGGAGCAGGAGAAGTACCTCGCCTCCTGGGACGAAGGCACCTAACAGCCCGGTCTCGGCGCAGCCCGCTGCCGACGGTGGCTCGCGGCTGGCGCCCGACGCGATCGCGCGCCTCGAGGGCGGTGAGCTCGTGCTGCTCGACCAGACGCAGCTTCCGTCCCGCCGGGTCGAGCGGCGCTATGCGGACTGGCGCGACGTGGTCGAGGCCATCCGCGCGATGGTCGTTCGCGGCGCGCCGGCGATCGGTGTCGCCGCCGCCTACAGCGCGGCCGTCGCGGCGCGCAGAGGGCGGACGGAGTTCGACGAGGCGCTCGACGGGCTTGCGGCCGCGCGCCCCACGGCCGTGAACCTCGCCTGGGCGCTCGCCCGCATGCGGGACGCCGCCGCGGGCGTGCCCGACGAGCAGCTCGCGACCGTGGCCGAGGATGCCGCCCGCCGGCTGCACGCGGACGAGGTGGAGCGCTGCCGAGCGATCGGCGAGCACGGCGCAGGGCTGATCCCGCGGGCGGCCCGCGTGCTGACCCACTGCAACGCCGGCGCTCTCGCGACCGGGGGCTATGGCACGGCGCTCGGCGTGATCCGCAGCGCCCACCGTCGCGATCCCGGCGTCAGCGTCTGGGTCGACGAGACCCGCCCGCTGCTCCAGGGCGCCCGCCTGACCGCCTGGGAGCTCGCGCAGGACGGCATCCCCGCGACCCTCCTGACCGACTCGATGGCCGGGTGGCTGATGGCGCAGGGACAGGTCGACGCGGTCGTCGTCGGAGCCGACCGGATCGCGGCGAATGGCGACGCCGCCAACAAGATCGGCACCTATACGCTCGCCGTCCTGGCCCGGGCGCACGGCGTGCCGTTCGTCGTCGCCGCGCCCACATCGACGATCGACCCGGCCGCCGCGACGGGCGCCGACATCCCGATCGAGCAGCGCGACCCGGCCGAGGTGATCGGCGAGGCCGGAGCGGGTATCGGTGCGTACAACCCCGCGTTCGACGTGACGCCCGCCGATCACATCACGGCGATCGTCACCGAGCAGGGCGTACACCGCCCGCCCTTCCGGTTTGGCTGA
- a CDS encoding ComF family protein, producing the protein MRPLLDLLTPPRCAICRDSGPLLCLGCLASLPLLDGPVCARCGAPATRPVDDCAACRGRRLGFESAAAAVHYDGPGRALVHALKDGGLRALAEPAAGLIALVIPPPHADVVTWVPADPVRQALRGYHPPQLVAEQLAGRWAIPARPLLCGPLWRRPQRGLTRRRRRSNVRTAFTGSPGRHGTVLLVDDVHTTGATLSAASRALRRAGAERVVAVTLARADDV; encoded by the coding sequence GTGCGCCCGCTCCTCGACCTCCTGACGCCCCCGCGATGCGCGATCTGCCGTGACTCCGGCCCGTTGCTGTGCCTCGGGTGCCTCGCGTCGCTCCCGCTCCTGGACGGCCCCGTCTGCGCCCGCTGCGGCGCGCCGGCAACGCGTCCGGTCGACGACTGCGCGGCCTGCCGCGGACGCCGGCTGGGCTTCGAGTCGGCGGCCGCAGCCGTGCACTACGACGGGCCGGGCCGGGCGCTCGTGCACGCCCTGAAGGACGGCGGCCTGCGCGCGCTGGCCGAGCCGGCCGCGGGGCTGATCGCCCTCGTGATTCCGCCTCCGCATGCCGACGTCGTCACGTGGGTGCCGGCGGACCCGGTGCGCCAGGCGCTGCGCGGATACCACCCGCCGCAGCTCGTGGCCGAGCAGCTCGCGGGGCGGTGGGCCATCCCCGCGCGTCCGCTGCTTTGCGGCCCGCTGTGGCGCCGCCCACAGCGTGGGCTGACCAGGCGGCGGCGCAGGTCGAATGTCCGCACGGCCTTCACCGGCAGCCCCGGGAGGCACGGCACGGTGCTCCTGGTCGACGACGTGCACACCACCGGCGCGACGCTCTCGGCGGCCTCCCGGGCGCTGCGGCGGGCGGGCGCCGAGCGCGTCGTCGCCGTCACCCTCGCCCGCGCCGACGATGTGTAG
- a CDS encoding nucleotide sugar dehydrogenase, with translation MADSAVGVIGVGYVGLVTATCFADLGHTVVCRDINPQRVADLRAGRVPIYEPGVDRLLDRNRDRLTFTEDMAELFERCRTVFVCVDTPPMHSGDADLSRVSRVIDELPAGGDRFVLVMKSTVPVGTADKVRAELDARGLGHIGYVSNPEFLREGRAIGDFMEPDRIVIGAFADADADAVEALYADLDAAIVRTDPASAEMIKYASNAFLATKISFINEIANVCEEVGADVSVVAHAMGLDERIGAHFLRPGIGYGGSCLAGAELVTVRHPGAVEDVSLADLHRRLGGGALIHPTDLEVLSWRVGEEAPEFLPVAAMTARTYEGDAVRVHLADGAAVTATADHPFVVLDGRPVVVAAEELAAGRLLPRVVTAGMPPINPLPGITGGRVVAPEPLVQRVTWVPAMKVDRRAFAGMVYSLEVPDSGTFVTTGGTVVHNCFPKDVQALKQLAGNSGYHFQLLTSVIEVNELQKRRLVGKLERHLGPLRGRRIAMLGLAFKANTDDMREASSLVLSARLLAEGARVIAYDPVAMQAAGDLLGENVELADSMIAAVKGADAAVIVTEWGEFRSLASPAVREAMATPLIVDGRNLLDPDQARAAGFLYESVGRPSVEPLG, from the coding sequence GTGGCAGACAGCGCGGTCGGCGTGATCGGCGTCGGCTACGTGGGCCTGGTCACGGCCACCTGCTTCGCCGATCTCGGCCACACCGTCGTCTGCCGCGACATCAACCCGCAGCGCGTCGCGGACCTGCGGGCGGGGAGGGTGCCGATCTACGAGCCCGGGGTCGACCGCCTGCTCGACCGCAATCGCGACCGGCTGACGTTCACCGAGGACATGGCGGAGCTGTTCGAGCGGTGCCGTACCGTCTTCGTGTGCGTCGACACGCCGCCGATGCACTCGGGAGACGCCGACCTGTCGCGGGTGAGCCGGGTGATCGACGAGCTTCCGGCCGGCGGCGACCGGTTCGTGCTGGTCATGAAGAGCACCGTGCCGGTCGGCACCGCCGACAAGGTTCGCGCAGAGCTGGACGCGCGCGGTCTCGGCCACATCGGCTACGTCTCGAATCCCGAGTTCCTTCGCGAGGGCCGGGCGATCGGCGACTTCATGGAGCCCGACCGGATCGTGATCGGCGCCTTCGCCGACGCCGACGCCGACGCCGTCGAAGCGCTGTACGCGGACCTCGACGCCGCCATCGTGCGCACGGACCCTGCCAGCGCCGAGATGATCAAGTACGCGTCCAACGCCTTCCTCGCGACGAAGATCTCGTTCATCAACGAGATCGCGAACGTGTGCGAGGAGGTCGGGGCCGACGTCTCGGTGGTCGCGCACGCCATGGGGCTGGACGAGCGCATCGGCGCGCACTTCCTGCGCCCGGGGATCGGGTACGGTGGCAGCTGTCTGGCCGGCGCCGAGCTGGTCACCGTGCGGCATCCCGGCGCGGTCGAGGACGTCTCGCTCGCCGACCTGCACCGCCGTCTGGGCGGTGGCGCGTTGATCCACCCGACGGACCTCGAGGTGCTGTCGTGGCGTGTCGGCGAGGAAGCGCCCGAGTTCCTTCCCGTCGCAGCGATGACCGCGCGGACGTACGAGGGCGATGCCGTGCGAGTCCACCTGGCAGACGGCGCGGCGGTCACGGCGACCGCCGACCACCCGTTCGTCGTGCTCGACGGCCGGCCGGTGGTGGTCGCGGCCGAGGAGCTGGCCGCAGGACGGCTGCTGCCGCGGGTCGTCACGGCCGGCATGCCGCCGATCAACCCGCTCCCCGGGATCACCGGCGGCCGTGTGGTCGCGCCCGAGCCGCTCGTGCAGCGCGTGACCTGGGTGCCTGCGATGAAGGTCGACCGCCGCGCGTTTGCCGGAATGGTGTACTCGCTCGAGGTGCCCGACTCGGGGACGTTCGTGACGACCGGCGGCACCGTGGTGCACAACTGCTTCCCCAAGGACGTCCAGGCGCTCAAGCAGCTGGCCGGGAACTCCGGATACCACTTCCAGCTGTTGACCTCGGTGATCGAGGTCAACGAGCTGCAGAAGCGGCGGCTCGTGGGCAAGCTCGAGCGGCACCTCGGCCCGCTGCGCGGCCGGCGCATCGCGATGCTCGGCCTCGCGTTCAAGGCGAACACCGACGACATGCGGGAGGCATCGAGCCTCGTGCTCTCGGCGCGGCTGCTCGCCGAGGGCGCGCGGGTGATCGCGTATGACCCGGTGGCCATGCAGGCGGCCGGAGACCTGCTGGGCGAGAACGTCGAGCTGGCGGACTCGATGATCGCGGCGGTGAAGGGCGCCGACGCCGCGGTGATCGTGACGGAGTGGGGCGAGTTCCGGTCGCTCGCCTCGCCGGCGGTGCGCGAGGCGATGGCGACGCCGCTGATCGTGGACGGGCGCAACCTGCTCGATCCCGACCAGGCGCGTGCCGCCGGGTTCCTCTACGAGTCCGTCGGGCGGCCGAGCGTGGAGCCCCTGGGGTGA
- a CDS encoding NDP-sugar synthase, which produces MIAVLLVGGAGTRLRPLTEWLPKPMLPIANRPFLEHQIEHLREHGIEDVVLSCGYLPDPIRDHFGDRLRYAIEPEPLGTGGAIRFSAEGIGETFLVCNGDVLTDLDVGALIAQHRARGAAATIALHRVADPSAYGLVRTEGDGRVTAFVEKPAPGEADTDTINAGTYVFEPAVLDLIEPGRAVSVEREVFPRLIGRGLYARADVGRWRDIGTPESYLAANLERMPEGGLIDPAASVDPAANVAESVVGAAARIGAGARIHRSVVLPGARVPDGAEFEHAVVGRDGRAVW; this is translated from the coding sequence GTGATCGCGGTGCTGCTCGTCGGCGGGGCGGGCACGCGCCTGCGCCCGCTCACCGAGTGGCTGCCCAAGCCGATGCTGCCGATCGCGAACCGGCCGTTTCTCGAGCACCAGATCGAGCATCTCCGAGAGCACGGCATCGAGGACGTGGTCCTGTCGTGCGGGTACCTGCCCGACCCCATCCGCGATCACTTCGGCGACCGCCTGCGGTACGCGATCGAGCCTGAGCCCCTGGGCACCGGCGGTGCCATCCGGTTCTCGGCGGAGGGCATCGGTGAGACGTTCCTGGTCTGCAATGGCGACGTGCTGACCGACCTGGACGTGGGCGCGCTGATCGCACAGCACCGGGCGCGGGGCGCAGCGGCGACGATCGCGCTGCACCGCGTCGCCGATCCCAGCGCGTACGGCCTGGTTCGAACCGAGGGGGACGGGCGGGTGACCGCGTTCGTCGAGAAGCCGGCGCCGGGCGAGGCCGACACCGACACGATCAACGCCGGCACCTACGTGTTCGAGCCGGCGGTGCTCGACCTGATCGAGCCGGGCCGCGCGGTGTCGGTCGAGCGCGAGGTGTTCCCGCGCCTGATCGGGCGCGGTCTGTACGCGCGGGCGGACGTCGGGCGGTGGCGCGACATCGGCACGCCGGAGAGCTACCTGGCCGCGAACCTCGAGCGGATGCCCGAGGGGGGGCTGATCGATCCGGCCGCTTCCGTCGATCCGGCGGCGAACGTGGCAGAATCGGTGGTGGGGGCGGCGGCGCGCATCGGCGCCGGCGCGCGGATCCACCGGTCGGTGGTGCTGCCCGGCGCGCGCGTCCCGGATGGTGCGGAGTTCGAGCACGCGGTGGTCGGCCGGGACGGGAGGGCGGTGTGGTAG
- a CDS encoding UTP--glucose-1-phosphate uridylyltransferase, protein MAETTLDDDLARLDPALRDRLRSQGVDEARLKSWAERLLDAGPAANHVTGTVTGPEPGDIGRLPATGSDEHARLERLGLDALARGELAMVVLAGGMATRMGGVVKALVEALPGVTFLDARLAEREHWQTLSGAPLPMWLMTSDATDEPIREALGDRLDGELLATFRQGASLRLTPEGGLLIGDDGVPSVHATGHGDLPDALRASGLLDRFIERGGRHLWIMNLDNLGAAVDPVLLGWHIDHGAPLTGEVVEKAGDVGGIPARLDGRPVVLEGFRLPDGFDEDAVPYFNTNTFIVDAAALPALDAPWSWFRVEKTVDGRPAIQFERLVGELTSLLDSRFVLVPREGAASRFLPAKSWDELERSRGQIAARLEPFLAQDRGGP, encoded by the coding sequence TTGGCTGAGACGACTCTCGACGACGACCTCGCACGGCTCGACCCCGCCCTCCGTGACCGGCTGCGGTCGCAGGGCGTGGACGAGGCTCGGCTGAAGAGCTGGGCCGAGCGGCTGCTCGACGCGGGGCCGGCCGCGAACCACGTCACGGGCACCGTCACCGGGCCCGAGCCGGGCGACATCGGCCGGCTGCCGGCGACAGGATCCGACGAGCATGCCCGCCTCGAGCGGCTCGGGCTCGACGCGCTCGCACGCGGCGAGCTGGCGATGGTCGTGCTGGCGGGCGGAATGGCGACGCGGATGGGCGGCGTCGTCAAGGCGCTGGTCGAGGCGCTCCCGGGCGTCACGTTCCTCGACGCCCGTCTCGCCGAGCGTGAGCACTGGCAGACGCTCTCGGGGGCACCGCTTCCCATGTGGCTGATGACCAGCGATGCCACGGACGAGCCGATCCGCGAGGCGCTGGGAGACCGGCTGGACGGCGAGCTGCTCGCCACCTTCCGGCAGGGTGCCTCGCTGCGGCTCACCCCCGAGGGAGGCCTGTTGATCGGGGACGACGGCGTGCCCAGCGTGCACGCGACGGGGCACGGCGACCTTCCCGACGCGCTCCGCGCGAGCGGCCTGCTCGACCGGTTCATCGAGCGCGGCGGCCGCCACCTCTGGATCATGAACCTCGACAACCTCGGCGCCGCCGTCGATCCCGTGCTGCTCGGCTGGCACATCGACCACGGGGCGCCGCTCACGGGCGAGGTGGTCGAGAAGGCGGGCGATGTCGGCGGCATCCCGGCGCGGCTCGACGGACGCCCCGTGGTGCTCGAGGGGTTCCGGCTGCCGGACGGGTTCGACGAGGACGCCGTTCCGTACTTCAACACGAACACGTTCATCGTCGATGCGGCGGCGCTGCCCGCGCTCGACGCCCCATGGTCGTGGTTCCGGGTCGAGAAGACGGTCGACGGCAGGCCGGCGATCCAGTTCGAGCGGCTGGTCGGCGAGCTGACGTCGTTGCTGGACAGCCGGTTCGTGCTCGTGCCCCGCGAGGGGGCCGCCTCCCGGTTCCTGCCGGCGAAGAGCTGGGACGAGCTCGAGCGCAGCCGCGGCCAGATCGCCGCGCGGCTGGAGCCGTTTCTGGCACAGGACCGCGGCGGGCCGTGA